DNA from bacterium:
TTATGCTATCATGCCGCACAGGCATGCCAAACGTATCGCCGTCCGGCCCCCCCAACCGCGGCACCCCGCAGACACGCCCGGGGGCTCCACCCCCGGGGCAGGTCATGGACTGGCTGAAGTTTGCGCTGGCCAACCTCAGCCAGATACGCGGGTTCGGCCCGAAAATGAAAGCGCTCGGCCATATCATCTCGGTTCTGGTCAAGAGGTAGACGCTCATGTTTTTTCCGAATGACCGGTTCCCATTCACGACGACGTTGGAACAGAACTGGAAGGTGATTTTCAACGAGCTGCAGCGTCTTCAGGACGGGCAGTTCCAGGACTGGCCTGAGAAACATCTCTACGAGAAGGGCTGGAGCGTATTCGGCCTCTATGGCTGGGGAGTGAGGCTGGATAAGAACTGCGACGTGTGTCCGGAAACGGCGCGACTGGTGGAGCAGATCCCCAGCTTGGTGACCGCGGCCTTCTCCCATATGAAGCCCAACACGCATATCCTCCCGCACACGGGGTTCCCGGAGGGGGTGCTGCGGTGTCACCTCGGCCTGAT
Protein-coding regions in this window:
- a CDS encoding aspartyl/asparaginyl beta-hydroxylase domain-containing protein — translated: MFFPNDRFPFTTTLEQNWKVIFNELQRLQDGQFQDWPEKHLYEKGWSVFGLYGWGVRLDKNCDVCPETARLVEQIPSLVTAAFSHMKPNTHILPHTGFPEGVLRCHLGLIVPDNCGIRVGDETRTWEEGKCMVFDDTVEHEAWNKSDKSRVVLIMDFKAPELVVNSPKPKKGLFSRLFKS